A genomic stretch from Bifidobacterium sp. ESL0769 includes:
- a CDS encoding thioredoxin domain-containing protein, translating to MSGSVLEGESGDQEMNNVGRHSRSRAPKKRKAPSLLTSTPPESVQDDIPRAGHGSGATSRTQIIIGGIAAFIVMVLILVIGISIGINQNKKSSKQALPETQAQAYDELQRVSDKPTNSTEAGGLPAYRQSERNPDAPTVEIYEDFLCPYCGDLTRALTPTLEKLQAARQINLEFHIVNLYDTPSTDRYSTRAANAVAYVSEHDPNHVTAFVGALFEKDFQPDAIHYKDVTDEQIVEQAAKAGVSQDVAETAVKAPYSSFISKATVYTTKRKELFTALHGTKGFFPPTIRINGKVSELNTTDNDGKIVQRFIGNLGLQPMDVGNPDVLPAAGGETSDE from the coding sequence ATGTCCGGAAGCGTTCTTGAAGGGGAATCGGGTGATCAGGAAATGAACAACGTCGGCAGGCATTCACGGTCACGCGCTCCCAAAAAACGAAAAGCCCCATCACTTCTCACTTCCACACCACCTGAAAGCGTCCAAGACGACATACCACGCGCAGGCCACGGCAGCGGTGCTACCAGCCGTACACAAATAATTATCGGCGGCATCGCGGCGTTCATCGTGATGGTGCTGATTCTGGTCATCGGCATTTCCATCGGCATCAACCAAAACAAGAAGTCATCGAAGCAGGCTCTGCCCGAAACCCAGGCCCAAGCCTATGACGAGTTGCAGAGAGTCAGCGACAAACCCACTAATTCCACCGAAGCTGGCGGACTGCCGGCTTACCGGCAAAGCGAACGCAATCCCGACGCCCCGACCGTGGAGATTTACGAGGACTTCCTCTGCCCTTACTGCGGCGACCTGACCCGCGCGCTCACGCCAACACTCGAGAAGCTGCAGGCGGCGCGGCAGATCAACCTTGAATTCCACATCGTCAATCTGTACGACACCCCTTCCACCGACCGCTACTCCACCAGGGCGGCGAACGCAGTGGCCTATGTTTCCGAGCATGACCCGAACCACGTAACGGCCTTCGTCGGGGCGTTGTTCGAAAAGGATTTCCAGCCCGACGCAATCCATTACAAAGACGTCACCGACGAGCAGATTGTCGAACAGGCGGCCAAAGCCGGGGTGAGCCAAGACGTCGCCGAAACGGCCGTAAAGGCTCCATATTCTTCGTTCATCAGCAAGGCTACGGTCTATACCACGAAGCGCAAAGAGCTTTTCACCGCCTTGCACGGCACCAAGGGCTTCTTCCCTCCGACCATCCGCATCAACGGAAAGGTATCAGAACTCAACACCACCGATAACGACGGGAAAATCGTTCAGCGTTTCATTGGCAATCTTGGTCTGCAGCCGATGGACGTTGGCAACCCAGACGTGCTACCAGCAGCTGGCGGAGAAACTTCGGACGAATAA
- a CDS encoding thioredoxin domain-containing protein, protein MGEIEVNTDNNVEEPVRAETEPIQEAGTAAPGGEKPEAHAKKERKLRNVILIITAIIVVAIVAGTGIRVWNSHKAAVAESSPEALSKSYAQLQHVTNKPANATKQGGLRAYSKTKYNPKAPTVEVYEDFLCPYCGKLARELEPTLIRMENARQINLEFHVVNFLDTPQTKQYSTRTASAVAYVSAHDPDHTAAFVSALFERDFQPNENHYKDVSNDQIAAQAIKAGVKPDVANEAMNGMYADYITKATNYNSKRRELYTTVQGTHSFFTPTIRVDGHIWPVDVFSDLSHSSEQFCHSIGIDPSKVGDPNVLPAIGSDGVLSVIK, encoded by the coding sequence ATGGGAGAGATTGAAGTGAATACCGACAACAACGTTGAGGAACCAGTACGTGCCGAAACCGAACCGATTCAGGAAGCTGGGACTGCTGCGCCCGGCGGGGAAAAGCCGGAGGCGCACGCCAAAAAGGAACGCAAACTGCGCAACGTCATCCTGATCATCACGGCGATCATTGTGGTGGCAATTGTGGCGGGCACCGGAATAAGGGTATGGAACAGCCACAAGGCCGCCGTTGCCGAAAGCTCTCCCGAGGCGCTGTCGAAGTCCTATGCGCAACTGCAGCATGTAACAAACAAGCCTGCGAACGCGACCAAACAGGGCGGACTGCGCGCCTACAGCAAGACGAAGTATAATCCGAAAGCCCCGACCGTAGAAGTCTATGAGGACTTCCTCTGCCCTTACTGCGGCAAGCTCGCACGCGAACTCGAGCCGACGCTGATCCGCATGGAAAACGCCCGGCAGATCAACCTCGAATTCCATGTGGTCAATTTCCTCGACACCCCTCAGACCAAGCAATATTCAACGCGCACAGCCAGCGCCGTGGCCTACGTTTCGGCGCACGACCCCGACCACACGGCCGCTTTCGTCTCAGCCTTGTTCGAACGCGACTTCCAACCGAACGAGAATCATTACAAAGACGTCAGCAACGACCAGATCGCGGCCCAGGCCATCAAGGCCGGCGTAAAACCCGATGTCGCCAACGAGGCGATGAACGGCATGTATGCGGACTACATCACCAAAGCCACGAACTATAACTCGAAACGCAGGGAGCTTTACACCACGGTGCAAGGCACCCACAGCTTCTTCACCCCCACCATCCGGGTGGACGGACACATCTGGCCGGTAGACGTGTTCAGCGACCTTTCGCACAGCTCGGAGCAGTTCTGCCACAGCATCGGTATCGACCCCTCCAAGGTAGGCGACCCGAACGTTTTGCCGGCCATCGGCTCGGACGGAGTGCTCAGCGTCATCAAGTGA
- the ileS gene encoding mupirocin-resistant isoleucine--tRNA ligase, translating into MSETTNSHVYPKASVGEQSAHVAPNPSFPKMEESVLDYWDKDGTFEKSVERNPSGDHSDNEFVFFDGPPFANGLPHYGHLLTGYAKDVIPRYQTMKGRKVNRVFGWDTHGLPAELEAQKELGIESVDQIEEMGIEKFNDACRKSVLKYTNEWKDYVHRQARWVDFEHGYKTLNTTYMESVMWAFKTLYDKGLAYKGYRVLPYCPKDRTPLSAHELRMDADVYQDRQDITLSVAVKMRDEDDAYAVFWTTTPWTVPTNFLIVVGEDIDYVEVKPTEGKFAGKKFYLGKPLLGSYTKELGENYEVVRELKGKELVGRRYWPVFPYFAGEEAESEGHVPGPNAYQILAADYVDTVEGTGMVHQAVYGEDDMNTLNAAGVNCIDVLDASCTFTSACPDYEGMYVFDANLPILRNLRNGDGPLARIPENHRALLFQEKSYVHSYPHCWRCGTPLIYKPVSSWFVSVTKIKDRLLANNQLINWIPENVKDGQFGKWLQNARDWSISRNRFWGSPIPVWVSDDPKYPRVDVYGSLDELKADFGDYPRDGEGNVNMHRPYIDNLTRVNPDDPTGKSHMHRISDVLDCWFESGSMPFAQFHYPFENKEYFEQHFPADYVVEYIGQTRGWFYVLHVMATALFDKPAFKNVICHGIVLGDDGQKMSKHLRNYPDVNGVFNDYGSDAMRWFLMSSPILRGGNLIVTADGIRDTVRQVLLPVWSSYYFFTLYANAANGGKGYDARALKPEEVAGLPQMDRYLLARTRRLVVSVEHALDTFAISDACAAVQDFIDMLTNWYIRNNRERFWNEDGNAFNTLYTVLEVLMRVMAPLAPMESESIWRGLTGGESVHLAEWPFVTVQDEESHDVGANAESTGELNQGKETELGRVLVDEPALVDAMEQVREVVSGTLSLRKSCQIRVRQPLAKLTVLVDNPDAVAEYDDILKTELNVKDVEFSTLADAGKHGLKIVHDLKVNARAAGPRLGKQVQFAIKGSKSGKWHIDESGAPVVETPSGDLKLEEGEYTLINQVEEVGAEDRANDVSATLPGGGFVILDTALNDDLIAEGYARDVIRAVQDARKDADLDIADRISLKLDVPAADAPKAEQFRDLIAHETLATSLDINADASVDELKVTVAKQ; encoded by the coding sequence GTGAGCGAAACCACCAATTCCCATGTGTATCCCAAGGCGTCCGTAGGCGAGCAAAGCGCGCACGTCGCGCCGAACCCGAGCTTCCCCAAAATGGAAGAATCGGTGCTCGACTATTGGGACAAAGACGGCACCTTTGAAAAATCCGTCGAGCGCAACCCCAGCGGCGACCACAGCGACAACGAATTCGTCTTCTTCGACGGCCCGCCGTTCGCCAACGGCCTGCCGCACTACGGCCACCTCTTGACCGGTTACGCCAAGGACGTCATTCCACGCTACCAGACCATGAAAGGTCGCAAGGTCAACCGCGTGTTTGGCTGGGACACCCACGGCCTACCCGCGGAGCTCGAGGCGCAGAAGGAGCTCGGCATCGAATCGGTCGACCAGATCGAGGAAATGGGCATTGAGAAGTTCAACGATGCCTGCCGCAAGTCCGTTCTCAAATACACCAACGAGTGGAAGGATTATGTCCACCGTCAGGCTCGCTGGGTCGATTTCGAGCACGGCTACAAGACGCTGAACACCACCTACATGGAATCGGTGATGTGGGCGTTCAAGACGCTCTATGACAAGGGCCTCGCTTACAAGGGCTACCGTGTGCTGCCGTATTGCCCGAAGGACCGCACTCCGCTTTCAGCGCACGAGCTGCGTATGGATGCCGACGTTTATCAGGACCGTCAGGACATCACCCTTTCCGTCGCCGTTAAGATGCGTGATGAGGACGACGCTTACGCCGTCTTTTGGACGACTACGCCTTGGACCGTGCCGACCAACTTCCTTATTGTCGTTGGTGAGGATATCGATTATGTCGAGGTCAAGCCTACTGAAGGCAAGTTCGCTGGGAAGAAGTTCTACCTTGGCAAGCCGCTGCTCGGCTCGTATACCAAGGAACTTGGCGAGAATTATGAGGTTGTTCGTGAGCTCAAGGGCAAGGAGCTGGTCGGCCGTCGCTACTGGCCGGTTTTCCCATATTTCGCAGGTGAAGAAGCCGAGTCTGAAGGCCATGTCCCCGGACCGAACGCCTACCAGATCCTCGCCGCCGACTACGTCGACACCGTCGAAGGTACCGGCATGGTCCATCAGGCTGTCTATGGCGAAGACGATATGAACACGCTGAACGCAGCCGGCGTCAATTGCATCGACGTGCTCGACGCTAGCTGCACCTTCACCTCCGCTTGCCCGGACTACGAAGGCATGTACGTCTTCGACGCCAACCTACCCATCCTGCGCAACCTGCGCAACGGCGACGGCCCGCTGGCCCGCATCCCCGAGAATCATCGCGCGCTGCTCTTCCAGGAGAAGAGCTACGTGCACTCCTACCCGCACTGCTGGCGTTGCGGCACCCCGCTGATCTACAAGCCGGTCTCCTCCTGGTTTGTCTCAGTGACCAAGATCAAGGACCGTCTGCTCGCCAACAACCAGCTGATCAACTGGATTCCCGAGAACGTCAAGGACGGCCAGTTCGGCAAGTGGCTGCAAAACGCCCGCGACTGGTCGATCTCCCGCAACCGCTTCTGGGGTTCGCCGATTCCCGTCTGGGTTTCCGACGACCCGAAGTACCCGCGCGTCGACGTTTACGGTTCGCTCGACGAGCTCAAGGCCGACTTCGGCGACTACCCGCGCGACGGCGAGGGCAACGTCAACATGCACCGGCCCTATATCGACAACCTCACGCGCGTCAACCCTGACGACCCCACCGGCAAGTCGCACATGCACCGCATCTCCGACGTGCTCGATTGCTGGTTCGAATCCGGCTCCATGCCGTTCGCGCAGTTCCATTACCCCTTCGAAAACAAGGAATATTTCGAACAGCACTTCCCGGCCGACTACGTGGTCGAATACATCGGCCAGACCCGCGGCTGGTTCTACGTGCTACACGTCATGGCCACGGCCCTGTTCGACAAGCCCGCCTTCAAGAACGTCATCTGCCACGGCATCGTACTCGGCGACGACGGCCAGAAGATGAGCAAGCACCTCAGGAACTACCCGGACGTCAACGGTGTGTTCAACGACTACGGCTCCGACGCGATGCGCTGGTTCCTTATGTCCTCGCCGATTCTGCGCGGCGGCAACCTCATCGTCACCGCCGACGGCATTCGCGACACGGTGCGCCAAGTGCTACTGCCAGTCTGGAGCTCGTACTACTTCTTCACGCTCTATGCCAACGCGGCCAACGGCGGCAAGGGCTACGACGCTCGCGCACTGAAACCCGAGGAAGTCGCCGGACTGCCGCAGATGGACCGTTATCTGCTGGCCCGCACCCGCAGGCTCGTGGTTTCGGTCGAGCACGCGCTCGATACTTTCGCCATCTCTGATGCCTGCGCCGCGGTGCAGGACTTCATCGACATGCTCACCAACTGGTACATCCGCAACAACCGCGAACGCTTCTGGAATGAGGACGGCAACGCCTTCAACACGCTTTACACCGTGCTTGAGGTGCTCATGCGCGTCATGGCGCCGCTGGCCCCGATGGAATCCGAGTCGATCTGGCGCGGCCTGACCGGCGGGGAATCGGTACACCTGGCCGAATGGCCGTTCGTCACCGTGCAGGATGAGGAATCCCACGATGTCGGTGCCAACGCCGAATCGACCGGTGAACTCAACCAAGGCAAGGAAACCGAGCTGGGACGCGTCTTGGTCGACGAGCCGGCGTTGGTCGACGCCATGGAGCAGGTGCGCGAGGTCGTTTCCGGCACGCTTTCGCTGCGCAAGTCCTGTCAGATTCGCGTGCGTCAGCCGCTCGCCAAGCTCACCGTTCTGGTCGACAACCCTGATGCCGTCGCCGAATATGATGATATCCTCAAGACCGAGCTCAACGTCAAGGACGTGGAATTCTCAACGCTCGCCGATGCTGGCAAGCACGGTCTCAAAATTGTTCACGATCTGAAGGTCAACGCACGTGCCGCCGGCCCAAGACTCGGCAAGCAGGTGCAGTTTGCCATCAAGGGTTCCAAGTCCGGCAAGTGGCATATCGACGAATCCGGTGCGCCGGTGGTTGAAACACCGAGCGGTGACCTCAAGCTGGAAGAGGGCGAGTACACGCTCATCAATCAGGTTGAGGAAGTCGGTGCCGAAGACCGCGCCAACGACGTTTCTGCAACGCTTCCTGGCGGTGGCTTCGTCATTCTCGACACCGCCTTGAACGATGACCTTATCGCCGAAGGGTATGCCCGCGATGTCATCCGCGCCGTGCAAGACGCTCGTAAGGACGCCGACCTCGACATCGCCGACCGCATCAGCCTCAAGCTCGATGTGCCGGCTGCCGATGCGCCGAAGGCCGAGCAGTTCCGCGACTTGATCGCCCACGAAACACTTGCCACCTCGCTCGATATCAATGCCGACGCGTCTGTCGACGAACTGAAGGTCACAGTCGCCAAGCAGTAA
- the pflA gene encoding pyruvate formate-lyase-activating protein, with the protein MSETTQFKTTTQHMLKTSKVYAKHTLMGGLSGFQSPIGLDRHDRINALRTGDIGFVHSWDINTSVDGPGTRMTVFMSGCPLRCQFCQNPDTWKMRDGQPVYLDDMIERVTRYKDVFQSTDGGVTFSGGESMMQGKFVSRVFHAVRKEGIHTCLDTSGFLNREWTDEMIDDIDLCLLDVKSGDEKTYHEVTGSQLAPTIDFGQRLNKAGKKIWVRFVLVPGLTDSVENVENVAKICESFGDAVEHIDVLPFHQLGRPKWHQLGIPYPLETKEGPSKELKKRVHDQFKAHGFEVY; encoded by the coding sequence ATGTCCGAAACCACTCAATTTAAAACCACAACGCAGCATATGTTGAAGACTTCGAAGGTGTATGCCAAGCACACGTTGATGGGCGGTCTCTCGGGTTTTCAATCTCCTATAGGATTGGATCGTCATGATCGTATCAACGCGCTGCGTACTGGCGACATCGGCTTCGTCCATTCCTGGGACATTAACACGTCCGTAGACGGGCCGGGGACCCGTATGACCGTATTTATGAGCGGATGCCCGCTGCGCTGCCAGTTCTGCCAGAACCCCGACACCTGGAAGATGCGCGACGGCCAGCCGGTCTATCTCGACGATATGATCGAGCGCGTCACCCGATACAAGGACGTCTTCCAAAGTACTGATGGGGGAGTCACCTTCTCAGGCGGTGAATCGATGATGCAGGGTAAGTTCGTCTCGCGCGTTTTCCATGCCGTTCGTAAGGAAGGCATTCACACCTGTCTCGACACTTCCGGATTCCTCAACAGGGAATGGACCGACGAGATGATTGACGATATCGATCTGTGTTTGCTCGATGTTAAGTCCGGCGACGAAAAGACCTATCACGAGGTGACTGGCAGCCAGCTTGCGCCGACCATCGACTTCGGTCAGAGGCTCAACAAGGCCGGCAAGAAGATCTGGGTGCGTTTCGTGCTCGTCCCGGGGTTGACCGATAGCGTCGAAAACGTCGAGAATGTGGCCAAAATCTGCGAGAGTTTCGGTGATGCCGTCGAACATATCGACGTGCTCCCGTTCCACCAGCTCGGCCGCCCGAAGTGGCATCAGCTCGGCATTCCTTATCCGTTGGAGACCAAGGAAGGCCCCTCCAAGGAGCTGAAGAAGCGTGTCCATGACCAGTTCAAGGCCCACGGTTTCGAGGTCTACTAA
- the pflB gene encoding formate C-acetyltransferase, translating into MTAVDQTALSQEELQAKAWDGFVGGNWQKEIDVRDFIQKNYTPYDGDESFLAKATPKTKEMWEYLDNNQLAVERKQRVYDVDTHTPAGIDNFGPGYIMDKEHDNVIVGLQTDEPCKRAMMPNGGWRMVEQAIQEAGKEVDPNIKTIFTKYRKTHNDGVFGVYTKQIKLARHNKILTGLPDAYGRGRIIGDYRRVALYGVNYLIAQKKIDKDSIPYRNDFTEAEIEHWIRFREEHADQIKALKELIALGNEYGLDLSRPAQTAQEAVQWTYMGYLASVKSQDGAAMSFGRNSAFFDCYFERDLKSGKITETDAQEIIDQIVMKLRIVRFLRTKDYDNIFSGDPYWATWSDAGFADDGRHMVTKTSFRLLATLTMDHLGPGPEPNITIFWDSKLPEGYKRFCARISIDTSAIQYESDRDIRNHWGDDAAIACCVSPMRVGKQMQFFGARVNSAKALLYAINGGRDEMTGMQVIDKGVIDPIKPEADGTLDYQKVKDNYEKALEWLSETYVEALNIIHYMHDKYAYESIEMALHDKEVYRTLGCGMSGLSIAADSLSALKYAKVYPIYNKDAKNLEGHENEYVEGADDDLVVGYRTVGDFPIYGNDDDRADDLAKWTVSTVMDQIKALPVYRNAVPTQSILTITSNVVYGKATGSFPSGHKKGTPYAPGANPENGMDSHGMLPSMFSVGKINYNDALDGISLTNTITPDGLGRDEEERVTNLVGILDSGNGHGLYHANINVLRKEQLEDAVAHPEKYPHLTVRVSGYAVNFVKLTREQQLDIISRTFHQGAVTE; encoded by the coding sequence ATGACCGCAGTAGATCAGACTGCTCTCTCTCAAGAAGAGCTCCAAGCAAAGGCTTGGGATGGCTTCGTCGGAGGGAATTGGCAAAAGGAAATCGATGTTCGCGATTTCATTCAGAAGAACTATACGCCGTATGACGGCGACGAGTCCTTCCTTGCCAAGGCGACCCCCAAGACGAAGGAAATGTGGGAGTATCTCGACAACAACCAACTTGCCGTAGAGCGCAAGCAGCGTGTGTATGACGTCGATACCCACACTCCGGCCGGCATCGACAACTTCGGCCCCGGTTACATCATGGACAAGGAACACGATAACGTGATCGTCGGCCTGCAAACCGACGAGCCCTGCAAGCGTGCCATGATGCCGAACGGCGGCTGGCGTATGGTCGAGCAGGCCATTCAGGAGGCCGGTAAAGAGGTTGATCCCAATATCAAGACCATCTTTACCAAGTATCGCAAGACTCACAACGACGGTGTCTTCGGCGTCTACACCAAGCAGATCAAGCTTGCTCGCCACAACAAGATTCTCACCGGTCTGCCTGATGCTTACGGCCGTGGCCGCATCATCGGTGACTATCGTCGTGTCGCCCTTTATGGCGTCAACTATCTGATTGCCCAGAAGAAGATCGACAAGGATTCGATTCCTTATCGCAACGACTTCACCGAAGCCGAGATCGAGCATTGGATTCGCTTCCGCGAAGAGCACGCTGACCAGATCAAGGCTCTGAAGGAACTCATCGCCCTCGGCAATGAGTATGGCCTCGACCTCTCTCGTCCGGCGCAGACCGCTCAGGAAGCCGTGCAGTGGACCTACATGGGATACCTCGCTTCTGTCAAGAGCCAGGATGGCGCGGCCATGAGCTTCGGCCGTAACTCCGCCTTCTTCGATTGCTACTTCGAGCGCGACCTGAAGAGCGGCAAGATCACTGAGACCGATGCTCAGGAGATCATCGACCAGATCGTTATGAAGCTGCGTATCGTCCGCTTCCTGCGTACGAAGGATTACGACAACATCTTCTCCGGCGATCCGTACTGGGCCACTTGGTCCGATGCAGGCTTCGCCGACGATGGACGCCACATGGTCACCAAGACCTCGTTCCGTCTGCTCGCCACCCTGACCATGGATCACCTTGGACCAGGGCCGGAACCAAACATCACGATCTTCTGGGATTCCAAGCTGCCTGAAGGCTACAAGCGCTTCTGCGCCCGTATCTCCATCGACACCTCGGCCATCCAGTATGAGTCCGATCGCGACATCCGCAACCACTGGGGCGACGATGCAGCCATCGCTTGCTGCGTCTCCCCGATGCGTGTTGGCAAGCAGATGCAGTTCTTCGGTGCTCGCGTGAACTCCGCTAAGGCTCTGCTTTACGCGATCAACGGCGGCCGCGACGAGATGACCGGTATGCAGGTCATCGACAAGGGCGTCATCGATCCGATCAAGCCCGAAGCCGACGGCACCCTTGACTATCAGAAGGTCAAGGACAACTACGAGAAGGCCCTTGAGTGGCTCTCCGAGACCTACGTCGAAGCGCTGAACATCATTCATTACATGCATGACAAGTATGCGTATGAGTCCATTGAGATGGCTCTGCACGACAAGGAAGTCTACCGCACCCTCGGCTGCGGCATGTCTGGTCTGTCGATTGCTGCCGATTCGCTCTCCGCTTTGAAGTATGCAAAGGTCTATCCTATCTACAACAAGGATGCGAAGAACCTCGAAGGCCATGAGAACGAGTATGTCGAAGGTGCTGACGACGACCTGGTGGTCGGCTATCGCACGGTCGGTGACTTCCCGATCTATGGCAACGACGACGATCGTGCCGATGATCTCGCCAAGTGGACCGTTTCCACGGTTATGGATCAGATCAAGGCTCTGCCGGTCTACCGCAACGCGGTTCCGACTCAGTCCATCCTGACCATCACCTCCAACGTGGTCTACGGCAAGGCGACCGGTTCCTTCCCGAGCGGACACAAGAAGGGCACTCCGTATGCTCCTGGTGCCAACCCGGAGAACGGCATGGATTCGCACGGCATGCTGCCGTCCATGTTCTCGGTCGGCAAGATCAACTACAACGACGCGCTGGATGGCATTTCGTTGACCAACACGATTACCCCTGACGGCCTCGGCCGTGACGAGGAAGAGCGCGTTACCAATTTGGTCGGTATCCTTGATTCTGGCAATGGCCACGGCCTCTATCACGCCAACATCAACGTGCTGCGCAAGGAGCAGCTTGAGGACGCCGTCGCGCATCCTGAGAAGTATCCGCACCTCACCGTGCGTGTCTCGGGCTATGCCGTGAACTTCGTCAAGCTCACCCGCGAGCAGCAGCTCGATATCATTTCGCGTACGTTCCATCAGGGTGCTGTCACTGAGTGA
- a CDS encoding DUF4234 domain-containing protein, with translation MKKKDTTMSNPMPQPNVPLPPFPQSSGLPAGNVPTPDSQPGTVPMPQPVAVPQPASQNPPIDPTVQQYQPGYNTIPVQTSAAPVGQLYTQRSLVKWILLGIITLGIYNIVIMTGATDSLNTIASRYDGKKTMHYCLLYFLIAPITLGIASLVWYHKMSNRVGDELVRRGYERSVSATTYWLFCALPMFLAPWFLIAAFFIAPFGIASVACSALELVYYYKYLDAMNTLCADYNRRG, from the coding sequence GTGAAGAAGAAAGATACTACTATGAGCAATCCGATGCCGCAGCCAAACGTTCCGCTTCCCCCGTTTCCCCAATCTTCGGGTTTACCCGCCGGTAATGTTCCCACGCCGGATTCGCAGCCAGGTACGGTGCCGATGCCGCAGCCGGTGGCCGTGCCGCAACCTGCATCGCAGAATCCTCCGATCGACCCGACGGTCCAGCAGTATCAGCCCGGCTACAACACCATTCCGGTCCAGACCAGCGCCGCACCGGTAGGTCAGCTCTATACGCAACGTAGTCTGGTCAAGTGGATTCTTCTCGGCATCATTACGTTGGGCATCTATAACATCGTCATCATGACCGGCGCCACGGATTCGCTCAACACCATCGCCAGCCGTTATGACGGCAAGAAAACCATGCACTACTGCTTGCTCTATTTCCTGATAGCTCCGATAACGTTGGGTATCGCCTCGCTTGTCTGGTATCACAAGATGAGCAACAGGGTCGGCGATGAGCTCGTGCGCCGGGGCTACGAGCGTTCCGTATCGGCCACCACATATTGGCTGTTTTGCGCGCTTCCTATGTTTCTGGCCCCATGGTTCTTGATTGCAGCGTTCTTCATCGCGCCTTTCGGTATCGCCTCGGTGGCTTGCTCGGCTTTGGAATTGGTGTATTACTATAAGTACCTTGATGCGATGAACACGCTCTGTGCTGATTACAACAGGCGTGGCTGA